One genomic segment of Belonocnema kinseyi isolate 2016_QV_RU_SX_M_011 chromosome 2, B_treatae_v1, whole genome shotgun sequence includes these proteins:
- the LOC117167507 gene encoding uncharacterized protein LOC117167507 produces MTFFGTLLALCVLYKVASSSAIPDEQVKIIEGLKNTTQSIIADLNRYEEKLQSDVKLKINQVKVDALGRMDGIVYYVIHGIETAVSAVNITGSDAESCHQTAKASLGKLNETAYHNFNKCVPISLSAVDPLLKNITSAIQIAGKISKNLDNILSDCSSAKQPATEKCVVLKIQDYQLSIKELQISVSKLKNAQFSAIKNAKIAARSCHAKIVYAMRVEATFKIYRDANLCIRSIYKAGF; encoded by the exons ATGACATTTTTCGGTACTCTACTCGCGCTCTGTGTTCTTTATAaa GTTGCGAGTTCATCAGCCATTCCAGATGAACAAGTAAAAATTATAGAGGGATTGAAAAATACCACCCAATCGATAATCGCAGATCTTAACCGGTATGAAGAAAAATTACAATCTGAtgtcaaactgaaaattaatcaagtTAAAGTTGACGCTTTGGGGCGAATGGATGGGATTGTCTATTATGTGATTCATGGAATTGAG actgcCGTGAGTGCAGTAAATATTACAGGTTCAGATGCTGAATCTTGTCACCAGACTGCTAAAGCCAGTTTGGGAAAATTGAACGAGACTGCTTACCACAATTTTAATAAATGCGTTCCAATTTCTTTGTCCGCTGTTGACCCACTCTTGAAGAATATTACATCCGCAATTCAG ATTGCCGGTAAGATTTCAAAGAACCTCGATAACATTTTATCCGACTGTTCTTCTGCAAAACAACCAGCAACAGAAAAGTGTGTCGttctaaaaattcaagattaTCAACTATCGATAAAAGAGCTGCAAATCAGcgtttctaaattgaagaatgctCAGTTTTCCGCtataaaaaatgcgaaaattgcAGCGAGATCTTGCCACGCAAAAATAGTCTATGCAATGCGTGTAGAAGCTACATTTAAGATTTATCGAGACGCTAATCTCTGCATTAGGAGTATTTATAAAGcagggttttaa